In the Flavobacteriales bacterium genome, CCTTGTCGCCGAGCAGGAGGGCCGCGTCATCGGGTTCGCAGGGTTCGAGCACGGATACGGACCCGGGCGATCACGGCTGCACAAGCTGTACGTGCTGCCCGAGGTGAAGGGGAAGGGTGCGGGACACGCCCTGCTCGAAGCCATGTTGCTGGAGGCCATGAAGGCCGGTGATGCCGCCGTGGAGCTGAACGTGAACAGGCACAACCCGGCGAAAGCGTTCTACCAGCGCCACGGCTTCACGATCGAACGCGATGAGGTGCTCGACATCGGGGAGGGTTTCGTGATGGACGACCATGTGATGCTGCGCCGGTTCCGACCGGGGTGAGCCGCAGGTCGGGACGACCGGTCAATGCACCCGATCGGAGGCCGTAAGGCCGTAGCGCTTGAACAGCCGGGCCTTTCGTTTCTCGAGCCGCGCGGTGGCTTTCGGGGTGCGCGCCTCCCGCGCGGCCACCGCCAGCTCGCCGGCCTGGATGCGCAGCACGATCTGCTCGATCATCGCATCCTCGCCGAGCGGGTCGTAATCGTCCTTCAGGTCGTTGCCGAAGAGCTTCGCCACCCCCTGCCAGATGAAGGCCTGAAAGCCGCCGCGCAACTGCTTCACCAGATCGTAGCCGGTGCTTCCGGTCTCCCGGTCGATGAGCTTGATGAGGATGCCGCCCTGGGTGATGGTGAGGTCGGTGATCTCCGCCTCGAACTCGGCACGCAGCTCCGCCTCCGCAAGCTTCATGTACAGGTCCCTCTGCCGGTCGCTCGTGATCGCGGCCACTTCATACCCATACTGCTCCAACAGTTCCGCGCTGACCCGGGCATAGGGCCACACCTTCACCACGTTGCGCACCAGCCGGTCGTAGCGCGCGGCCTGGCGCCGGGCCCGGGCGCTGGTGAAGCCTTCGACGCGTTTCTCAGGGAGCAGGATCGTGGGCACGGTATCACCATCCTCCACCCGCAGGGTGATGAACGGGTAGGGCGAGCGCTCCTGTGCGGCGACCTTCGGCAGCCACATCAACAGGAACAAGGCAAGCGTGACGGGTCTGGGCATGGGACCCCCATTGTGGACGTCGGAACAACGCAAAGGTGGGGCCGTTCTTGCCCCTTCTACCCGCTTAGCGCCTCCGAAGTTTCCACAGCGACACGGCATCCGCGACGGCAGGTGCCACCACGGCCGCCCCCGAGCGCCCGTCCAGCAGCATGGCCGCGATGGACGCAGCGGCGCGCGCCTCCACCGGGTCCGTGCCGTCCAGCACCTCGGGACGGAAGTGATCGCGCACGAAGTGCGTGTCGTACGACCCACTGCGGAACGCCTCATGCCCCATGGTGAACCGACAGAACGGCAGAGTCGTTTCCACGCCTCCGATGGCGTAGTCGTCGATGGCCCGTTCCATCCGCGCGATGGCCTCCTCCCGCGTGGCCCCGTGAGTGATCAGCTTGGCGATCATGGGGTCGTAATGGATGGGGATGGTCATCCCCTCCTCGAAGCCGTCGTCCACACGCACACCGGGACCCTGCGGGGGGCGGTAGGTGGTGAGCGTGCCGATGTCCGGCAGGAAGTTGTTGGCCGGGTCCTCGGCGTACACGCGGATCTCGATGGCGTGGCCGTTGATGGCAAGGTCCTCCTGCGTGAAGGGCAGCTTCTCCCCTTCCGCCACGCGGATCTGCAGCTTCACCAGGTCGAGGCCGGTGATCATCTCGGTGACGGGGTGCTCCACCTGCAGGCGGGTGTTCATCTCCATGAAGTAGAAGTTGCGCTGCTCGTCGAGCAGGAACTCCACCGTGCCGGCGCCCACGTAGTCCACGCTCTTTGCCACGTTCACCGCGGCCTCGCCCATGCGCTTGCGCAGCTCGGGGGTGAGCACCGCGCTGGGGGCCTCCTCCACCACCTTCTGGTGGCGGCGCTGCACGCTGCATTCGCGCTCGAAGAGGTAGCACACGTTGCCATGGGTGTCGGCCATCACCTGCACCTCGATGTGGCGCGGGCCGGCCACGTACTTCTCGATGAACACGCTGCCGTCGCCGAAGGCGTTCTGCGCCTCGCTGATGGCGCGTTCCAGGCTCTCCTTCAGCTCGGGCTCGGCGTTCACCACGCGCATGCCCTTGCCACCGCCGCCCGCCGCCGCCTTGATCAGGATCGGGAAGGTGATGGTCTTCGCCACCTTCATGGCCTCCTCCAAGCCGCTCACGGCGCCCTCGGTGCCGGGTACGAGCGGCACGCCGAAGGCCTTCACGGCCTCCTTGGCGGCGAGCTTGTCACCCATCACCTTCATGGCGTGGGGCGTGGGGCCCACGAAGGTCACGCCGGCCTTCTCAAGCGCCTGGGCGAAGGCCCCGTTCTCGCTGAGGAAGCCGTAGCCCGGGTGTACCGCGTCGACCTTCAGGTCCTTGCAGACCTGCACCAACTTGTCGATCACCAGGTAACTCTCCTTGCTGGGCGCGGGACCGATGCACACGGCCTCATCGGCGAAGCGCACGAAGGGCGCATGGCGGTCGGCCTCGGAGAACACGGCCACGGTGGAAATGCCCATCTCGCGGGCGCTGCGCATCACACGGAGCGCGATCTCTCCCCGGTTGGCGACGAGCAGCTTCTGGATCTTCTTCGCTTTCACGGCGTGAAGATGGGGAGAAAGAGAAAGTGGTGAGAACGGGCAGAACGGTGAGCATGGTGAGAATGGTGCCTTGTTGACGTACCCAAGGTTCCATGGCTTGGCGTGGTCTTTGGAAAGCGCCATCCGATGAGCCGCGCTCTCACCCTTCTCGCCACCCTCGCCACCCTCACCGCACTCCACGGGCAGGGTCGCGTACGCACCATCGACACCGATAGTGGCCGTGTGGTGCAGCACTACTTCACCACGGGTCAGGTGAGCACGCTGGAATGGACCGACAAGGACGGCCGCTTCGGCCGCAGCCGGGCCTTCAAGCGTGACGGGACGGTGATCGTGGACCACCACACGCGCCGGATCGCCGGGCATGCCTCGGTGCACTTCGAGTACCACCCGAACGGGGCGGTGCGCAAGGCCGAGTTCAGCGATGCGCCCGATGCCGGGATCCAGTGGTACCGGAGCACGACCACCTTCGACGACCAGGGCGACCGCACGGGCTTCAGCGAGCAGGGGCATGATGACCTGCACGTGATCCCTCGGCCCGGCACCACCTTCACCGCGCCGGTGGAGCCGGTGGGCCCCACGGAGGATCCGGTGCGGGTGCCGGAGGTGGCCATCTGCCAGAAGCTGTTCGTGAACGAGGTGTTCGTGGTGAACGCCACACGGCACGCGGCCAGGGTGCGGGTGCAGGTCACGCACCCCTCCCCTGCGCCGGGTCCTGCAGCGCACACGTTGGCACCCGGCGACACGGTGCGCCTCGGCACCTACACCATCGGTGAGACCTTCGAAGGACCGGAGAACCACCTCGCCGTGGAGGCCATTCGGGTGGTGCGGAACCGCGATCGTCCCACGGCATCAGGTGAACTGCGCACGAACGAGGCCCAGGTGAGCCCGGAGCACCGCCGCTACTACATGGTGCTGTCCGGCTGGCGACCACCCCGTCGTGAACGGTAGGCTCACCCGCCTTCCATCCCCTCCCAGAACCGGGAGAGCTGGGTGATCAGCAGGTCGAGGTCGACATCCTCGAA is a window encoding:
- a CDS encoding GNAT family N-acetyltransferase translates to MNIREATPADIPVIQGIAHACWPVAYTGIISPSQIAYMLDLMYGTPALEEQFGPMGHRFLVAEQEGRVIGFAGFEHGYGPGRSRLHKLYVLPEVKGKGAGHALLEAMLLEAMKAGDAAVELNVNRHNPAKAFYQRHGFTIERDEVLDIGEGFVMDDHVMLRRFRPG
- a CDS encoding DUF4294 domain-containing protein, whose translation is MPRPVTLALFLLMWLPKVAAQERSPYPFITLRVEDGDTVPTILLPEKRVEGFTSARARRQAARYDRLVRNVVKVWPYARVSAELLEQYGYEVAAITSDRQRDLYMKLAEAELRAEFEAEITDLTITQGGILIKLIDRETGSTGYDLVKQLRGGFQAFIWQGVAKLFGNDLKDDYDPLGEDAMIEQIVLRIQAGELAVAAREARTPKATARLEKRKARLFKRYGLTASDRVH
- the accC gene encoding acetyl-CoA carboxylase biotin carboxylase subunit, translated to MALSKDHAKPWNLGYVNKAPFSPCSPFCPFSPLSLSPHLHAVKAKKIQKLLVANRGEIALRVMRSAREMGISTVAVFSEADRHAPFVRFADEAVCIGPAPSKESYLVIDKLVQVCKDLKVDAVHPGYGFLSENGAFAQALEKAGVTFVGPTPHAMKVMGDKLAAKEAVKAFGVPLVPGTEGAVSGLEEAMKVAKTITFPILIKAAAGGGGKGMRVVNAEPELKESLERAISEAQNAFGDGSVFIEKYVAGPRHIEVQVMADTHGNVCYLFERECSVQRRHQKVVEEAPSAVLTPELRKRMGEAAVNVAKSVDYVGAGTVEFLLDEQRNFYFMEMNTRLQVEHPVTEMITGLDLVKLQIRVAEGEKLPFTQEDLAINGHAIEIRVYAEDPANNFLPDIGTLTTYRPPQGPGVRVDDGFEEGMTIPIHYDPMIAKLITHGATREEAIARMERAIDDYAIGGVETTLPFCRFTMGHEAFRSGSYDTHFVRDHFRPEVLDGTDPVEARAAASIAAMLLDGRSGAAVVAPAVADAVSLWKLRRR